The genomic window gaatccgccatggcggatgctggtggggtggtcccttcgatcaaaagtgatcgggcaggaggaccatgggttgaacttcggggcgactggctccatcgcgtatacgtccctgagtgcacgcttccgctccctcttgggtatgtgggttgcgtatatcatattcaccgtccgcacttgtgggggaaaacccttctgtcctctgttgttcggcggtcgggtctcttcttcgtcatcgctatgcagccccttgtcattgttttcggcgattagcttgcctgcctacttgaatacccaacagtccctgttggtgtggttggctggctttttgggggtgccgtgtatctggcacgagcgatcgagtattcgttccaaattggacggacccatagtagttcttttgaatggcgttgactgtcgtatcctcattattgtcaccgttaatgcggcgtttgttcttgttgcgacgtgacctgccattgcgatccttggtatccggactcccggaatttttgctgaggttgttgctgcgagctagccagctgtcctcccccgcgcaaaagcgggtcatgagtgatgtgagggctgccatggatttcggcttttcctgtcccaggtgccgggcaagccactcgttgcggatgttatgtttgaaggttgcgagggcctccgcatccggacagtcgacgatttgatttttcttagttaagaaccgtgtccagaattgtctggccgattcgtctggctgctgaattatgtgtcttaggtcgttagtgtctggtggtcgcacgtacgtgtcctggaagttatcaaggaatgcggcttccaggtcctcccaacatccaatGATTCTGCttcaagctgttaagccaatgccgagctggtcctttaagcttgagtgggaggtatttgatggcgtggagatcgtcaccgcgggccatgtggatatgaaggagatagtcttcgatccaaaccgcggggtatgttgtgccgtcataggatttgatattcacgggtttaaacccttcggggatttgatgatccattacttcgtctgtgaagcataatgggtgtgcggcgcctctgtattgggctatatcgcgacgaagctccaacgagctttgtctattgtgttcggcccggccggacttactatgtccgacgcgacggttgtcgtcgcgtatcatggggcacccacgcgatccgtagatcgatcttgattgtcttgccttatcctccaatatatctcgcaaatccagagcattcccctgtggccttatgctgctcgagcggtgccggggtacggttctagtgaagggcctagaggcctctctgtcgcggccacgaggtggccggtcagccgtattgtgctctggtgatgcaggtttatatgcctcctcctctaatcaggggagcaacttgcgtttggggtagcttttggaggggcgttcgagctcatgctcttcggccaccaggacttccgtccatctgtcggctagcagatcctgatcagctctaagctgttgctgctttttcttgaggctgtttgccgtggccataagcctgcgtttgaaacgctcttgttcgacgggatcctcaggcacgataaattcgtcgtcgtcgaggcttgcctcgtctccagagggaggcatgtaaataTCTTCCACTACTACTTCGTCTGCTGCCCTCTTGTGAGGGCTGGCATCCCCGTCCTCCtgcgctaaatcttgctggagggggttgtcttcggcactgtctggggtattattatctctggtgccggaatcgccattcttactgtggcgggacttagagcggcgccgctgacgccgacgcttgggctgtttcttggagggatcttcctccactgttccttcgccattcccatcctttgggatatccaccatgtatatgtcgtatgacgaggtggctttccagtgcccagtaggcgctggttcttcgtcgtctccagcatcgtcgtccataccgtcgatgtcttcggagtgaagtctagcatgtcggttagatcatcgacaacggctactaagtgggtggtgggtgggtcaagaatttccgcatcccaaccgtcctgaccgcagtccggccagggctctcctgataatgagagatatttTAATGAGCTCAAAacatcgccaaaaggtgagtgttgaaagctgtccgcggcggcgaactccatgatcggaacccaatcggattcgattggtgggggcgcgggaggttcggagtctggcgaggagtccggcacctcggagtcacgagcttcaaaagggacaaagtcagtattcggctccatcgccgtagaggttgcagcccccgaggcggtgtctaaccacccgtcctcgatctgcgcagccggctccgaatcaagGGTCGGAGCGgtttcatgtgcggcctccagggcactgtccggcagcagagctaactcatgcccatcatgacagtgcggcgcgctcgtctgtggctcgaatccattgaagatcaagtctccgcggatgtcagccgtgaagttcagacttccaaatctgacctgacggctaggggcgtagctttcgatctgctccagatggccaaccgaattggctcgcagtgcaaagccgccgaatacgaagatctgtccggggagaaaagtctcaccctggaccgcgtcgttgttgatgatcgaaggagccatcgagcctatcggtgacgacacagaggaactctcagtgaaagcaccaatgtcggtggcaaaaccggcggatctcgggtagggggtcccgaactgtgcgtctaggcggatggtaacaggagacaagggacacgatgttttacccaggtttgggccctcttgatggaggtaaaaccctacgtcctgcttgattgatattgatgatgtggatgttacaagagtagatctacaacgagatcaaggaggctaaaccctagaagctagcctatggtgtgattgttgttattgttgttgtcctacggactaaaaccatccggtttatatagacaccggagagggctagggttacacagagtcggttacaatggtaggagatctacatatccgtatcgccaagcttgccttccacgccaaggaaagtcccattcggacacgggacgaagtcttcaatcttgtatcttcatagtcttggagtccggccgatgatgatagttcagctatccggacatcccctagtccaggactccctcacatgacatgctgtgtatcagaccaaatgtgtgccttgccacatgcctggcaagggggtacaagaatgatccaggagtggatcactggacaatggtcacaattatccttagaggaaggaaatgtttctcgattatggaggtgataaagagttcgtcgtaaagggtttcaacgatgcaagtttttacactaatccagatgactctgagtatcaAACTAGATGCGTATTGAACGTaggaacaattagctagagtagctctatgctgagcattgtagacataaaaatttgcaaagtacacacgcgtctaaatgttgtagacccgttgaaaAATTATTTTGAATCTGACGCTATAGTATTTTCTTAAATATTTGCACTTGCCATTGGTCAGCAACGCGTGTTTGTTCTATGCTAATTGGTTATAAATGGACGAAATTGTGGGCATGCCAATAAAAGAGAATTGCGATTTGGATCTAATTAGAAAAAATATGGACCCATGAGTtctaaaataataaaagaaaacaaaccccTAATAAAGAAGGGATATTCATACCTTATTATGCTAATGAAATAAGATTTATGCGCTGGAATTGGTAATCCATCCAGTTACACCATTATAGGAGAGAGTGGTCGCAGCAATCGTGTCTCAAAAGTCGCCGCGCAACCAACAAATGAGGAGGCAGCCACAACCCCGATATGGAGGCAGACCTGGAGGGAAAAAGATAGCCCGAGTTGGGTGCTCCCACCACTATCACAATTTTGTGTGCCAAACATGTCCTGTGAGAAGACAACAACTCCTTGTTTTATCACCGACCGTTGCAGAGAGCGTTTTTTGGTGGACACATCAATTATCTTTCCTGCTACTTCACGNNNNNNNNNNNNNNNNNNNNNNNNNNNNNNNNNNNNNNNNNNNNNNNNNNNNNNNNNNNNNNNNNNNNNNNNNNNNNNNNNNNNNNNNNNNNNNNNNNNNNNNNNNNNNNNNNNNNNNNNNNNNNNNNNNNNNNNNNNNNNNNNNNNNNNNNNNNNNNNNNNNNNNNNNNNNNNNNNNNNNNNNNNNNNNNNNNNNNNNNNNNNNNNNNNNNNNNNNNNNNNNNNNNNNNNNNNNNNNNNNNNNNNNNNNNNNNNNNNNNNNNNNNNNNNNNNNNNNNNNNNTGGGCATATGTGCTTGTAAAGAAAAACAAGGAAAATGCATATTGGGAGGAGATTTTGAATTTGaactgttttattttttaattcaaaaaatagcatacataaaAAAGTGAAACTTTAGGGTCAATATATTTCACTCTTGAAGAACAAGGTTTACAAGGTCAATGCTCTATTGTAGTAGCAATTGAAAATATCAAATGTATGTGTCTAATAGCAGATTTTTTTTCTCATGTGAGAACTTTGTACCCGCCCAAATTGTACCACTAGAAACACATCAATATATCATAAGTATGGGAATTTGTTTTGCGCAAACAAATCCAAGCAATTATCCATGATGAACTAAAATATTACAGTGCGTCCCTCAAAATTTCTATTCATGTTCTTTTTTCATATGCTCATTGCCGTGATGGGATTGATAAACTACTCATCGGAATAGACACTTTGATGTATGACAACTCCCGATAATTATGTAAATGTGTAACTCAAGAAGTCTGTTCACAATTTATTGTAGTTTGTAGAGTACACTCTCAGACCATATTACCTGGTCCACCATAGTACATATGCATACCATGGTTATCAACTTTATAACCATCAATACTATATTTCGTTATATCAGTAGTTCCAACAAGGTCTTTGTGACTATTTGGAGTGACAAGCTTGTTATTTTTGTCAACAATCTGGATGCTTCTCATAAAAGCTGCTTTTCCATACCCTTCAGAGGCAAAATGCCCACTACCAATTTGTGGAGAGTCTGATGAAGCTGTTGGGCCTTGAACAAAACCGCCCCAGAATGAATAAATCCCTTTATCTTTAAAGTGAGAGAAGAGTGAACTTGGCCAATATCCAACCGGTGTCTTTTCTTCACCATACATCACCCACCAATTTGCTATTTTGGGGTCCTAAGGTAAATCAAAATGCATGAAAGATTACTGAGCACACAAAAGGGCATAAAACACTCAATGTTATTTTGCTAATATCTAGTGTGCATGCCATTGTTTTTGTTCCTCTGAAGATATATATTATGCATTTCTTCTCATAACGTTTTCTTGTAATAAGGGATGTACATCAAGATAATGTATATGGGAATCCTTGAAGATCAATTGTTATCCATGATTGATACTTTTTGCTGAATATGTGTTATGTTAACTATAAGGTGAGTGGTAATTTTATTTTAGGCGATGTTCTTGATAATTTCTCAAATGCATGTCAAAAGATAGTATGTGGGTGTGGAATGACCAGAAGTTAAAAAAATGATGGTGTTCCAGAATTATGCAATTGGTACCATATCGAGCTACCTAAATTGGTTATGTGAATCAACTAATTCAAGTAAGTACAAATTTTCATATGCACCACCTGTAAATTATATGTAGAAAAATGACAATTTCATTGAGCAAGCGAGTACCTTGAAAATGTAAATGTCTATCACATATTGTGGTCCGTTATAGACTGAAACAGGAAGTACTCTTCCTCCAAGACCAACACGGTGACTAACTTGCACAAAACCAGGACATACGTGATCGTAGCAGGGCTTGTGTAGTTTGCCATCTCGCTGTTATCCAAGTTCGTTCAAAGGTAAAACAAAGTATATCAGTTTATGTTTATAATTTCATGTTATAAAATTGTTGTACTTGATAATATAATGTGCAAAAGAGGAAATGTTATTAATTACCCAAATAACATGAAACCTTGCAAAGCTATCACCAGTGGAGTTTGGAGCTACCGAATAACAAgcacctacaccttcttcctgaCCCGTTGGTCCATTATCAATTAGTACACCTGATTGACTAATATCCTTGCTATCTTTCTTCACCTTTGGCTCATACACATTTATGGTAGCTCGTACCCCATACAAATCATCTGAATATCTAATTCCCGCCATCTGAAAAAAATGTGGGTCAATGGGATAACTATATTAACCACATCAATATGAGTCCAATACCATATAACATCAATGACCATAACTTAATGGTGTGAACTTGGAGTTAGAGAGACCAATGCATATCAAACTCTTCAAGAAAGTCTTGGACTAACAACGTGAAAATATGGAATTACTACACATACAATTGAAAGAACATTTACACAACTTAGAGCAACTCGAGAAGATTCAACATATTTGCGGCCCCCATGCCGGTTTAGAGAGCCATCCACCATTTTTTGGAGGTTGCAAAGGCTGTGGGCAAACACACATCCGCCAAAAATGTGTCTCCATAATTGTTTTTATTCTTTCTTGATTTTGTCGAcaatttcaatatgaactaaattgcTAACTTTCAAAATAGATTTCGTTCATATATAATGGTGTGGAAAATGAGTCACAAAGACTTTGTACATATAGAATATTAATAACTAGCTAAGGAGCACGTTTCCTAATGGGGCACACTGATGTGATACTTGTATGGGcacaaaagagagggagagagagagggagagagaggaagaagaagatgaaatttCCCTCCCTCGCAACAGTTGGCTTTAGAGTGATGCATAGGGCGACTTTGCTGAGTGTTATTTTGTACGATGTTCCACATAATAGTGGTTATTATGGTGATCGGCCACTTATGGCGACTCTACTAGACTTGCTCTTACTATTTGTTGAAACAACTCTGTGATGAATTCAATGCTAACTACTCAAATTTCTATATTTTAGGACCtttatgtttgtgtgtgtgtgtgtgtgtgtgtgtgcatgcgcaCCGACAGAGCCGGAATTAAAGTAAACTCTGGGCTAGGTTTTTTGGCAACATGGAAAGTTTAGCCCTAATAACTTCCTAAAACTATCACAAAATGTATACATGCACATTGTGTATACAAAGAACAACAACCTAATGCTGGAATTGCCAATGTAGAGCAACATGGCAGCACATCGGTTAGTGCGGGATGTAACACTCGAGCTGATTTGCAGACACCAGTGAAGGTGGAGCCGCCAGGGCGTAGTAGCGGAGGGGAATGACTGATTGGCTCGTTGCGACGATAGTGGGTAGCTGGGAAAGCATTGGGCGATGGTGGGCCACATGGTCCCGAGCTTGGATACAGTTTGGGACATAATTGCCAATTGGAAGGGATTTAGGTAGCTGGCTTAGAGTCTTTATGTGCCTGGGCTATGCTGGGCTTGTGGGCTAAATCACGGGGCCGGTATACAATGATATATAGGTAACAGTGATAAATCCAACTCCTCGGGCCTAGCCCTGGGTGCCTGGAGCGCGGATCCATCATTGTCTATGTGTTCATACACAACGTGTGNNNNNNNNNNNNNNNNNNNNNNNNNNNNNNNNNNNNNNNNNNNNNNNNNNNNNNNNNNNNNNNNNNNNNNNNNNNNNNNNNNNNNNNNNNNNNNNNNNNNNNNNNNNNNNNNNNNNNNNNNNNNNNNNNNNNNNNNNNNNNNNNNNNNNNNNNNNNNNNNNNNNNNNNNNNNNNNNNNNNNNNNNNNNNNNNNNNNNNNNNNNNNNNNNNNNNNNNNNNNNNNNNNNNNNNNNNNNNNNNNNNNNNNNNNNNNNNNNNNNNNNNNNNNNNNNNNNNNNNNNNNNNNNNNNNNNNNNNNNNNNNNNNNNNNNNNNNNNNNNNNNNNNNNNNNNNNNNNNNNNNNNNNNNNNNNNNNNNNNNNNNNNNNNNNNNNNNNNNNNNNNNNNNNNNNNNNNNNNNNNNNNNNNNNNNNNNNNNNNNNNNNNNNNNNNNNNNNNNGTGTGTGTGTTCTGAATTTCTATTATAAGAAATTTACTATTCCACACCTGAGCCAAATAGTTGTATGATTAAACATTAGCATTCAATTAAAAAGACTTTGCATCGGAATTATCTTTGAGAATTATATTTGATTATTTTGCCACAACTATATTCCATTATATTTTACATTTTCTAGGCACACAAAACATGGTGTTAGTCGCTCAATTACTATGATACCTTGATCATTCTAACAAGGAAAAAAATATGAAAACTCACCTCTAGTTGTTCATCCTTGTTAATCACTTGCTCGGTAATGTGTGCCGCTATATGGCCCCTTCTATTATTACGTATAATTGGAACCATCCCCGTCGGGCATTCGACGATCGACAGATGTGCTTGTAAAACACCATTTGGGGAGGGAGATTTTATCCTCTGTCCAACAGGTAAAGAACTTGGTTCCATCTGTTTGATAATAAAACTTTAAAGCCTTATTAGTCCCATAAATATTACCAACACACAATCACATATAAAAAATTTGCATAGTTTAACTGATTTCTAATTAAGCATGCATATCATAAGGTTTTTTTAATTGACCCCAACTTCCATTGTTTGTACACGTATAGGTAAATAATAGATAAACAATTTGAATCTAAAGGGAGTAGAACAAACTATGGTATGAAATTTTACAATTCAAAACAAAGTATTATCGCATAATAGATGATCTATTCCCTCAAATTTGATGGCTAACTAACATTCATGTATTTTTTTAAAACTAACTATTCATTTATGTCTTCCGTCGTGAATCGACGTCCATTTGAGCAACATAATGATTGTATTCATATCTTCATGAACGTAATTTACCTGAATTTTGTGATGTTTCAACAATGGGTGGCCCAAAGTAGGCTGGACATTCACATCAATGCAATCATATACATCTCCACCTTCCATCTAGTTTTATGTTCATCTGCTTGTTAGCCAATGAAACCAAAAAGCTTATAAATATATATATGATGAGTAATTGTTCTTACCATGACAATTTTATTAACTTTTCGATGGGCAAGGATCTGGCTATCATTTTCCCTTTCCATTGTAGTCGTATCTATTCCTCTGGTTGCTAGAACAAGAAATGAGAGTAGAAGGAGCGCTCTAATAGCTTGACTTTCTTTCATTTTGGAAACCATGAATGGTTAACTTTCATACTGCATATGAAATATATTTATAAGCTTTTTGGCATATCAATAGTTTAATGGTTGTCATTGATGCAATTAATGTCCCAAAGATCGAATTCTTTTATATGCATATACAACCATATttaatgtcataagataaagataTGTATCTCAGTctatgatcatatttattgcataaATCTCAGATTTTAATGACATACAGAAAGTATGTAGTATTTAATGCAGAGAAATATCCATACCTATCCATTATATTTATTCCGGATATTCAAATGTGATCATTCTTGCTCTCTCACCCACTCATCCCTTCCTTTTATCTAATCACACATCACATAGGGATCGCAACTGGTCGTGTTTGGACGGTAGAGCTAAAATAGATCTATAGCCATATATCTATGAGCCTGGCCACCCATGAAAGTATCCATGGGCCACAGATGATGTCCACACCTACACCACTAGATATCCAGATATACCAGGATACACTTGGAAATTCATATCCATGTAGCAAACAACAATGGTAATAAAAAGGTTGCAGAGCATCATACaaaataaaaattaacaactttgcGCACCAGCACAACTACAAATGTCAGACCAAAATATGGTTAATACGTAATGGTCGATACGGAGTTAGCACATGTTTTATGACCCATGTCCATCTGTGTAACAACCGAGACCGGTTCTCTAGATTCTTTGCATAATATAATTATTAAATCACATTAACTTTCTTCGTTGCATTCATCACGGCATCATCCATCTTGCATCGGCAATCTGTTGCCGTTGTACTGGAGTTATCCGGGTATTTTTACTTTTTACATAACTTAGTCATTGGTAGTTTGCCACTTCTCGAGAAGAGGTAAACTTTACCCCTTGTCTCCATTGACCTTTTTCAGGCCAACTGGACACTTGCATGTGACCGCGAGATTATCTAAATATTATTTTTGTAAACAGAGATTAAACATTCTTGATCGTAACGTGTCAGAAGTTTGCGAACCAAcccgtggttggatggttagagggactgtgcactagtagaaaagggggcaatggtccaggccgggccaccccattagtcccggttcagtccagaaccgggacccatggggcattggacccggttcgtgagccccgggggccgaccgggccacatgggccattggtcccggttcgtctggaccttttggtcccggttggtggga from Triticum aestivum cultivar Chinese Spring chromosome 3B, IWGSC CS RefSeq v2.1, whole genome shotgun sequence includes these protein-coding regions:
- the LOC123066689 gene encoding uncharacterized protein; this translates as MKESQAIRALLLLSFLVLATRGIDTTTMERENDSQILAHRKVNKIVMMEGGDVYDCIDVNVQPTLGHPLLKHHKIQMEPSSLPVGQRIKSPSPNGVLQAHLSIVECPTGMVPIIRNNRRGHIAAHITEQVINKDEQLEMAGIRYSDDLYGVRATINVYEPKVKKDSKDISQSGVLIDNGPTGQEEGVGACYSVAPNSTGDSFARFHVIWRDGKLHKPCYDHVCPGFVQVSHRVGLGGRVLPVSVYNGPQYVIDIYIFKDPKIANWWVMYGEEKTPVGYWPSSLFSHFKDKGIYSFWGGFVQGPTASSDSPQIGSGHFASEGYGKAAFMRSIQIVDKNNKLVTPNSHKDLVGTTDITKYSIDGYKVDNHGMHMYYGGPGNMV